The window GGCCAAAACAAAGGTGAAGACCTTTTTCTCCCTGTTTTACCATTATGACCTAAGCGAAGATGAGCTTTCCTCGCTGATAAGCAGTTGAAAAGACGACACCGTTACCACAATCAAAGGAAAAAAGATGAGAAGAGTGAACTATTGGGCTGAAAAGTTGATGAATTACGGCGAAATGAAATTATGGAAACTTGTTTGTGTTACGGGGTTATTGTTGATCCTGATTCTGAACACCTCCCATGTCATGGGTGCTGAAACCGAAACAGTTGTAAGCGAAGGCGAAGATACGGCGGCCGTGACAGACGATAAACAGCAAAAATCAGACGTTGAGGAACTTGCACCGCTCACCGTGACAGGATCAAAAAGATCGACCCGGCCGGATCTTCACCCCCACAGCCTGACCAATCTCTACAGGACTGAAGTCAGCACCGAATTTGCCTCGGAGGTGTTCACCCGGCAGGATATTCAAAACTTCAAACCCAAAGACTTAAACGATCTGATCGACAAAGCCGCCGGGATTAATATCACATACCAGGGCCGGAAAAGCCCTTATATGATTCAAATGAGAGGCGGCGGAACGTTTACCTACATTATCGACGGCGCTGTTCTGCCCAAATCCGTCAACCGGATTCTGTATAAATTCCCGGTCGCTTCCATTGAAGAGCTGAAAATAGTCAGGGGCGCCACCTCGCTGACCCTGGGGCCGACGATCCCCATTGGCTCATCCGGTTCGGGATCAGGTATAAACACCGGATTCATCATCATCCGGACCCGGCAGCCGGAAAAAACCGAAGGCACCTTGCGCGCCAACGTGGAAAAGTCCATAGGCGGACACCCGGCGGGTTATTCAACCGACCTGTTTGTGGGTACCCGCATGAAAAACCAAGCCGGTACCGAGGCTTATGTCAGCGCCCTGGCATCAAAAATGGACCGCCCGAGCCAGGATACATGGTTTGACGGACAGGAATCCCATGGGGGAATGGCCAATACCGGATTCACATCAGGGAAATTCAACTTCAACATGATGGTGTACAAGGACTCCGGAGAATTCGAAATGCAGCGCGGCGTCAAGGAAGACGGAAGCCTGGACACTGCCAAATGGTACTACGATCCCCTGGAGGTCAAGATATTGTCAACGGACGGGAGCCTGCAATGGACTCCCGATCAGGTAACGCTGTTCAACGTATTCAAAACCGACTATGAGCAGCATGAGCATAACGAAACCTTCGGTTCCACAAGCGGTACGGATAGAGACCAGTACAACGAGGATACGTCCGGATTCGGCCTGCGGCACAATGCCCGGTTTGCAGAC is drawn from uncultured Desulfobacter sp. and contains these coding sequences:
- a CDS encoding TonB-dependent receptor plug domain-containing protein produces the protein MRRVNYWAEKLMNYGEMKLWKLVCVTGLLLILILNTSHVMGAETETVVSEGEDTAAVTDDKQQKSDVEELAPLTVTGSKRSTRPDLHPHSLTNLYRTEVSTEFASEVFTRQDIQNFKPKDLNDLIDKAAGINITYQGRKSPYMIQMRGGGTFTYIIDGAVLPKSVNRILYKFPVASIEELKIVRGATSLTLGPTIPIGSSGSGSGINTGFIIIRTRQPEKTEGTLRANVEKSIGGHPAGYSTDLFVGTRMKNQAGTEAYVSALASKMDRPSQDTWFDGQESHGGMANTGFTSGKFNFNMMVYKDSGEFEMQRGVKEDGSLDTAKWYYDPLEVKILSTDGSLQWTPDQVTLFNVFKTDYEQHEHNETFGSTSGTDRDQYNEDTSGFGLRHNARFADTLIQAGFQMSSSTGYGPNLKTSYNRYDTTVTGFSASVEQSLFNNSLVLDLGGRWDEKHIDNTSSARSASLATDDANNDVDMAPAKVVAFGAHWKVTDRVTLDGRYFYGDQGTSGDFDMRLEDDATPHAEKQERVEIGLGVAIASFFNPTLTWFNIDTENEKTATTATYELDSGTYYYYTESDELRRGIELAIQGTILKNTFYKASWTRMIKSESTSDGVTTDAIGVSIPENIFGLTLTHHWNAYRFNISVKQVDEWIETTSGMGTASTGGLGDYTRVDANISRDFALKNIIINAAIFGRNLGDENYSTRYATGYYPDRGRTLGMEVSFSF